Genomic window (Clostridia bacterium):
GGCCACCGCTGCCGGCACCTCTAATCCCCACAAGTCCCCGGCCTCTTCCAGCCGTACCTCCTGCGGCGTGATTTCCAGATATACCGGTACCGGAGCGCGGCCGCGCACGATCAGGGCGTCGTACCCGCAGTGCTTCAGCCGCACGCCGAAGGCCCCCCCGGCGCTGCTGTCGCAAACCGTACCGGTTAACGGCGACCGGGTCACCGCCGTTATCCGCCCCGCCCCGGGTGCCACGGTGCCGGTAAGAGGCCCGGTGGCCAGCACCACCAGATTCTGCGGTCGCAGGGGTTCGGCGCCTAAGGCCTCGCTATAGAGCCAGTAAACGCCCAGCCCCCGGCCGCCCAGGAAGCGGCCGGCCAATTCCTCGGAGAGCGGCTCCGGGCACGCCGAACCGCGATCGAGGTCTACCCTCAGTATTCGTCCCCGCCAGCCCTTCACCGCCTACCCTCCGGCCAAAGGCGGGAAGATACTCACTTCCGCCCCCTCTTCCAGGGAAGAGCTCCGCGGCGCCACCATGCCGTTGACCATTACCACCGCCACCGCCTGCTCCGGCACGCGCACCAGGCGAAGCAGGTCCGCTACCGTGGGCCGCTCCCCGGGCACTTCCACTTCGAACTCCCCTTCCCGCGCGCCCAAGGGCGCGCAGCGCCGCAGACCGGCAAAGAGCTTAACCTTCAGCTTCAACTCCTTCCTCCCCCGCTTCCGGCCGCACCAGATAGGCGGCCCCCAGAATGCCCGCCCGGTTCCCCAGTTCGGCGGGAAGGATGAGCGGCGTCGGGTAGGCCATACCGGAGGCCCGGCGCGCCGTCTCCCGGCGCAGGTCCTCCAGGAACACCTCGGCCGCCTCCGCCACCCCTCCCCCCAGCAGAATAACCTCCGGATCTAGCGTTACCACCGCGTTCGCCAAGCCCACCGCCAGGTAGTATACGAGCCGGCCGACCACTTCCTCGGCCACGGGGTCGTGCTCCGGTGCCAAGGCCAGTATCTCTCGGATCCCCCAATCACCTTCGGCGGGCAGGCGCGTCGGCCGGCCGCTTCCGGCCAGTTCCCGCGCCAGCGCCTCCAGGGCCCCGGCACCCACGAACGCCTCCAGGCAACCCCGGTTGCCGCAGCCGCACACCGGACCGTCCGGGTCCACGGTCATGTGTCCCAACTCGCTGCCCAGCCCGCTCCTGCCCCTTGAGATCTCCCCTCCGATCAGGAGGGCGGAGCCCACGCCGGTACCCAGGGTAATCATGAGCAGGCGGTCAAATCCCCTGCCGGCGCCGAGCCAATACTCGCCGAG
Coding sequences:
- a CDS encoding MoaD/ThiS family protein; protein product: MKLKVKLFAGLRRCAPLGAREGEFEVEVPGERPTVADLLRLVRVPEQAVAVVMVNGMVAPRSSSLEEGAEVSIFPPLAGG
- a CDS encoding ROK family protein; the encoded protein is MSPNESRGGRIIEGKYLLGVDIGGRFLKAGIVRPDGVLLRTASRPTWLRQGYAGVVEQVCESAAALLAGAGLGWEAVAGVGVGVPGTVRLPQGEVVFAPNLGWERVPLAAALAAALPVPVRVDNDAHVAALGEYWLGAGRGFDRLLMITLGTGVGSALLIGGEISRGRSGLGSELGHMTVDPDGPVCGCGNRGCLEAFVGAGALEALARELAGSGRPTRLPAEGDWGIREILALAPEHDPVAEEVVGRLVYYLAVGLANAVVTLDPEVILLGGGVAEAAEVFLEDLRRETARRASGMAYPTPLILPAELGNRAGILGAAYLVRPEAGEEGVEAEG